A genome region from Candidatus Gorgyraea atricola includes the following:
- a CDS encoding LacI family DNA-binding transcriptional regulator → MNKIINIKDVAKSAGVSIATVSRVMNGLSTVKKENKSRVQAAVKKLKFRPNVSAQRLASKSNNAIGLVIPRYADMFHSFYALQILQGVGAGVEKLKLDLLLHITNGETFLNTSALEGVIFSDIIGNEEQVDNVLKIDIPCVIMNYLTRDLPVSCVSIDNFNAAIKAVEYLAKLGHTKIATIAGELKSQVAIDRLDGYLSGLEKKKIEKRKNFVKYGDFGRDSAIRATKELIKMKTPPTAIFAASDEMAVGAIQVLLESGVNVPEDISVIGFDDNQLALNFSPIALTTIRQPLHKMAVTATETLHKIITGKIKGNKRITLPCELIERSSCQSLT, encoded by the coding sequence ATGAATAAAATAATTAATATTAAAGATGTAGCGAAATCTGCAGGCGTTTCTATTGCAACAGTCTCCAGGGTCATGAATGGATTGTCTACGGTTAAGAAAGAAAATAAGTCCAGGGTCCAGGCCGCGGTAAAAAAACTCAAATTCAGGCCCAATGTGAGCGCTCAGCGACTTGCATCAAAAAGCAATAACGCCATAGGCCTTGTTATCCCGAGATATGCTGATATGTTTCATTCATTTTATGCTCTGCAGATTCTGCAGGGTGTCGGCGCAGGCGTAGAGAAATTAAAACTGGATCTACTTTTACATATTACCAACGGAGAGACATTTTTAAATACCTCGGCGCTGGAGGGAGTGATATTTTCCGATATCATAGGAAACGAAGAACAGGTAGACAACGTGCTTAAGATCGATATACCGTGCGTGATCATGAATTATTTGACCAGGGATTTGCCAGTGAGCTGCGTTTCTATTGATAATTTCAATGCAGCGATCAAGGCAGTGGAATATCTTGCTAAACTCGGACATACAAAGATCGCCACTATTGCAGGTGAATTAAAATCGCAGGTAGCTATTGACAGACTGGATGGATATTTAAGTGGTCTTGAAAAGAAAAAAATAGAGAAAAGGAAAAATTTTGTAAAATACGGAGACTTTGGAAGAGACTCTGCGATCAGGGCAACAAAGGAGCTTATAAAGATGAAGACTCCTCCTACAGCCATATTTGCCGCGAGCGACGAGATGGCTGTGGGTGCCATACAGGTCTTGCTTGAGAGCGGGGTCAATGTACCTGAAGATATTTCTGTGATAGGGTTCGATGATAATCAGTTGGCCCTGAATTTTTCTCCAATAGCCCTTACTACAATAAGGCAGCCCTTGCACAAGATGGCTGTTACAGCCACAGAGACACTGCACAAGATCATTACAGGGAAGATCAAAGGCAATAAGCGGATCACGCTTCCGTGCGAACTCATAGAACGCTCTTCCTGCCAATCGTTAACCTAA
- the hypE gene encoding hydrogenase expression/formation protein HypE: MKRITLSHGSGGTLMHELIKELFVRNLDNPYLHNLGDAALIEKNLAYTTDSFVISPIFFPGGDIGKLSICGTVNDLAVSGAKPKYISCGMIVEEGFDYKDLEKITLSIKATCKASGVYIVAGDFKVVEKGAVDKIFINTSGVGEMHKGARLSSRRIKPGDKIILSGTMGDHAAAVLIAREELKFKSKIFSDCAPLNGLISSIISKDIRFMRDPTRGGLATTLNEIAIECGYNMTIDEKKIPIKENVRALCEILGMDPLYMANEGKVMLIVSEKSASKVLSRIKKHPLGKNSRIIGEVEKRKDKKVYLKTKIGGTRIVDMLTGEQLPRIC, encoded by the coding sequence ATGAAAAGAATAACATTATCTCACGGAAGCGGCGGGACATTGATGCATGAACTGATAAAGGAACTCTTTGTCAGGAATCTGGACAACCCATATTTACATAATTTAGGTGATGCCGCGCTTATTGAGAAAAATCTGGCATATACAACAGATTCTTTTGTTATAAGTCCAATATTTTTCCCAGGCGGCGACATTGGAAAGCTCTCTATTTGCGGGACAGTGAATGATCTGGCTGTTAGCGGCGCTAAACCTAAATATATTTCCTGCGGCATGATCGTTGAGGAAGGATTTGACTACAAGGATCTTGAGAAAATAACCCTATCTATAAAAGCCACATGTAAAGCCTCGGGTGTGTATATAGTTGCAGGTGATTTTAAGGTAGTTGAAAAGGGCGCAGTGGATAAGATTTTTATAAATACATCAGGTGTAGGCGAGATGCACAAGGGCGCAAGACTTTCATCTAGACGCATAAAGCCAGGCGATAAGATCATCCTTAGCGGTACTATGGGTGACCATGCCGCGGCAGTGCTTATTGCAAGAGAAGAGCTAAAGTTTAAATCAAAGATCTTCAGCGACTGCGCGCCTTTAAATGGTCTTATATCGTCTATAATATCTAAAGACATAAGATTTATGCGGGATCCTACTCGCGGCGGACTTGCAACTACATTGAATGAAATCGCAATAGAGTGCGGCTATAATATGACTATCGACGAAAAAAAGATCCCAATAAAAGAAAATGTCAGGGCCTTGTGCGAGATATTAGGTATGGATCCTCTATACATGGCAAATGAGGGCAAGGTCATGCTGATAGTTTCAGAAAAATCAGCATCAAAAGTTTTGTCTCGCATAAAAAAACATCCCCTTGGAAAAAACAGTAGAATAATAGGGGAAGTTGAGAAGCGCAAAGACAAAAAAGTTTATCTAAAGACGAAAATCGGCGGAACCAGGATTGTAGACATGTTAACAGGTGAGCAATTACCAAGGATCTGTTAG
- the hypD gene encoding hydrogenase formation protein HypD, whose protein sequence is MKYLDEFRDSKIAKKISMAIFEKAKGLDPINLMEVCGTHTMSICKFGIRQMLPEHINLISGPGCPVCVSPKSYIDKAIAFSRLPDVILTTFGDMLKVPGSNSSLAEERAKGANVKVVYSCLDAVDIAEENPDKKIIFLGIGFETTSPTVAASIAYANKKKLKNFFVYSGHKIIPPAMKILIADDDINIDGFLCPAHVSTIIGTLPYKTINIPCVIAGFEPLDILQGILMLVEQIASGAIKVENQYKRIVKEQGNKKALHLLEDVFTIEDSEWRGMGVLPKSGMKISKKYSMFDAEKSFKLPEIKTASDKGCMCGNILKGIKTPFDCRLFAKKCTPEKPQGACMVSSEGTCAAYYRYQVRT, encoded by the coding sequence TTGAAATACTTAGACGAATTTAGAGATAGTAAAATTGCCAAAAAGATCTCCATGGCCATTTTTGAAAAGGCTAAGGGCCTTGACCCTATAAATCTAATGGAGGTGTGCGGTACGCATACAATGTCGATCTGTAAATTCGGCATTCGTCAGATGCTACCCGAACATATAAATCTTATCTCAGGCCCAGGATGTCCTGTGTGCGTGTCGCCAAAATCCTATATAGATAAGGCAATAGCATTTTCCAGACTGCCCGATGTAATCTTGACTACGTTTGGAGACATGTTAAAGGTACCTGGTTCTAATTCCAGCTTGGCAGAAGAGAGGGCAAAGGGTGCCAATGTAAAAGTCGTATATTCCTGTTTAGATGCAGTAGATATTGCTGAGGAGAATCCTGATAAAAAAATAATATTTCTTGGCATAGGTTTTGAGACTACTTCTCCTACAGTTGCAGCAAGTATAGCATATGCAAACAAGAAAAAACTCAAGAACTTTTTCGTATATTCAGGACATAAAATAATTCCTCCTGCGATGAAGATATTGATCGCTGATGACGATATCAATATAGATGGCTTCCTGTGCCCTGCGCATGTAAGTACTATTATAGGTACCTTGCCCTATAAGACCATTAATATACCCTGCGTCATAGCAGGTTTTGAGCCACTAGATATCTTACAGGGCATCTTGATGCTCGTAGAGCAGATCGCGTCAGGCGCAATAAAGGTTGAAAACCAATACAAGAGAATAGTGAAAGAACAGGGCAATAAAAAGGCTTTGCATTTATTAGAAGATGTTTTTACAATAGAGGACTCTGAGTGGCGAGGCATGGGAGTATTGCCTAAAAGCGGCATGAAGATTTCTAAAAAATATTCTATGTTTGACGCTGAGAAGTCATTTAAGCTACCAGAGATAAAAACTGCGTCTGACAAAGGATGTATGTGCGGCAATATACTTAAAGGTATAAAGACGCCATTTGATTGCAGGTTATTTGCCAAGAAATGTACACCTGAAAAACCCCAGGGCGCGTGCATGGTCTCAAGCGAAGGCACATGCGCAGCGTATTATAGATATCAAGTGAGGACATAA
- the bioF gene encoding 8-amino-7-oxononanoate synthase, with protein MSTLDSILQRELWELREQGLFREMKCVDSMQGPVVIVDNREVILLSSNNYLGLASHPEIIKAQVQAAEEFGASASASRLISGNMNLHENLEKKIAGFKGTEAAIIFPTGYMANVGTISALAGEEDLIVCDKLNHASIIDGARLSSAKLRTYPHKNLDRLEDILKKDTSCKKKIIITDGIFSMDGDIAPLPEIIKIAKKFNAILMLDDAHATGVLGEKGKGTCEHFGIEKGVDIQMGTFSKAFGNLGGFVAGSKALIEYIRNNARSFIYTTALPPAIVNGCIKAIEIIEKDTSLKDRLWSNVKRFTAALSELDLDIMDTQTQIIPLRTKDFSSTMKAAEFLFNEGIFAPGIRPPTVAKTKCRIRTSLMATHTREQIERVIDVLKKTKNKGLFCNRN; from the coding sequence ATGTCTACTTTAGATTCAATATTACAGAGGGAGTTGTGGGAACTGAGGGAGCAGGGGCTCTTCAGAGAGATGAAGTGTGTTGATAGCATGCAGGGGCCTGTTGTTATAGTTGACAATAGAGAAGTAATACTCCTTTCTTCTAATAATTACTTAGGTTTGGCCAGTCATCCGGAAATAATCAAGGCGCAGGTGCAGGCAGCAGAGGAATTTGGCGCAAGCGCATCTGCCTCCCGTCTCATCTCTGGCAATATGAACCTGCATGAAAACCTGGAGAAAAAAATAGCAGGTTTTAAAGGTACTGAAGCTGCAATTATTTTTCCCACAGGCTACATGGCAAATGTAGGCACAATAAGCGCGCTTGCAGGAGAAGAAGATCTCATAGTCTGTGATAAATTAAATCACGCCAGCATCATAGATGGTGCGCGTTTGAGCAGCGCCAAATTAAGAACCTATCCGCATAAAAATCTCGACAGATTAGAGGATATCTTAAAAAAAGATACCTCGTGCAAGAAAAAAATCATTATTACCGACGGTATTTTTAGCATGGATGGTGATATAGCGCCACTTCCTGAAATAATAAAAATTGCTAAAAAGTTCAATGCCATTTTAATGCTGGATGATGCGCATGCAACAGGCGTACTTGGTGAAAAAGGCAAAGGCACGTGTGAACATTTTGGTATAGAAAAAGGCGTAGATATACAGATGGGGACGTTTAGCAAGGCATTCGGGAATCTGGGAGGATTTGTAGCTGGCTCTAAGGCCTTGATCGAATATATTCGTAACAATGCCAGGTCCTTTATATACACCACTGCGCTTCCGCCAGCAATAGTCAATGGATGCATAAAGGCCATTGAGATAATAGAAAAAGATACTAGCTTAAAAGATAGACTTTGGTCTAATGTAAAAAGATTCACAGCTGCTCTTTCAGAATTAGATTTAGACATCATGGATACCCAGACGCAGATAATCCCTTTACGTACAAAAGATTTTTCTTCGACCATGAAGGCCGCGGAATTTTTGTTCAATGAAGGCATTTTTGCGCCAGGCATCAGGCCGCCCACAGTAGCAAAGACAAAGTGCAGGATACGCACATCTTTAATGGCTACGCATACTAGAGAACAGATAGAAAGGGTCATAGATGTACTCAAGAAGACAAAGAACAAAGGGCTTTTTTGTAACAGGAACTGA
- a CDS encoding UPF0280 family protein, producing the protein MERFYRKWTNSKDLIAQEVIVSETDLLISAEKDIKEPAEKLIKKFRAQIEDYIKKHPEFKTSLVPLELPRRNLRQLCWRRFRLGIIKDMLEASKLAGVGPMAAIAGAIAEYVGKGLLSETKEIIVENGGDIFIKSEKERHVAIFAGDSPLSNKLSIKVKAQDTPCGICTSSGTVGHSLSFGKADACVIISKSVALADAVATAACNRVKTKHDIKPALEFATSIKGIQGALIVLGKDFGVSGNIELK; encoded by the coding sequence ATGGAAAGATTTTATAGGAAGTGGACAAATAGTAAAGATCTTATCGCGCAGGAAGTCATTGTGAGCGAGACAGATCTATTGATTTCTGCTGAGAAAGATATAAAAGAACCTGCAGAAAAACTTATAAAAAAATTTAGGGCCCAGATAGAAGATTATATTAAAAAGCACCCTGAGTTTAAGACTAGCCTTGTGCCTCTGGAACTTCCAAGGCGAAACCTCCGCCAGCTATGTTGGCGGAGGTTTCGCCTTGGGATTATAAAGGATATGCTAGAGGCTTCAAAGCTCGCAGGAGTCGGCCCAATGGCAGCTATAGCGGGCGCGATTGCAGAATACGTTGGTAAAGGGCTTTTATCTGAGACAAAAGAGATTATAGTAGAGAATGGCGGCGATATATTCATAAAATCAGAAAAAGAACGCCATGTGGCCATATTTGCCGGCGATTCACCACTTTCCAACAAGCTCTCTATAAAAGTAAAAGCGCAGGATACGCCATGCGGCATCTGCACTTCTTCAGGCACAGTGGGCCATTCTTTAAGCTTTGGAAAAGCAGATGCATGTGTTATAATATCTAAATCAGTAGCTTTAGCAGATGCAGTAGCAACAGCAGCATGTAACAGGGTTAAAACCAAGCACGACATAAAACCAGCGCTAGAATTCGCAACATCTATTAAAGGCATCCAAGGCGCATTGATAGTATTAGGTAAGGATTTCGGAGTATCAGGTAATATTGAGTTAAAATAG
- the bioB gene encoding biotin synthase BioB: MIRTILDKVSSGKKLGFKEARILLNADRGELPFLMHAADTVRREHCGNKMNLCSLINAKSGLCSEDCKFCAQSARHNTGCEVYSLVSVEKMIDAAKKAKEIGAANFCIVISGEGPTKEEFEDIKKAIARIKKDVGIKVDCSLGRLDEAMIRELKELGIDRYNHNLETSENFYKEICTTHAYKNRLDMVGMLKDAGLGPCCGGIIGMGEGVEDRLKLLFTLKELGVKCVPINILNPRKDTPLEDIQPLSPWEIIKTVAVFRLVLQDAIIKVAGGRELGLRDMQAMAFTSGANGMIIGGYLTTKGRSVEQDLQMARDLGFKL; this comes from the coding sequence ATGATTAGAACTATTTTAGATAAGGTTTCCTCTGGCAAAAAGTTGGGGTTTAAAGAGGCGAGGATTCTCTTGAATGCAGACAGAGGAGAATTACCTTTTTTGATGCATGCCGCTGATACTGTCAGGCGGGAACATTGCGGCAATAAGATGAATCTTTGTTCTTTGATAAATGCAAAAAGCGGCCTGTGTTCAGAGGACTGTAAGTTTTGCGCGCAATCCGCAAGACACAACACAGGTTGTGAGGTTTATTCCCTGGTTAGCGTCGAGAAAATGATAGACGCGGCTAAAAAGGCAAAAGAGATAGGCGCTGCTAATTTTTGCATAGTGATTAGCGGAGAAGGGCCGACCAAGGAAGAATTTGAGGATATAAAAAAGGCAATTGCGAGAATTAAAAAAGATGTGGGTATAAAAGTAGACTGTTCTCTTGGCAGGCTTGATGAGGCTATGATTAGAGAACTGAAGGAACTGGGCATTGACAGATATAATCATAATCTTGAGACCTCAGAGAATTTTTATAAAGAGATCTGCACGACACATGCTTACAAGAATAGATTGGATATGGTGGGTATGTTAAAGGATGCGGGGTTAGGGCCTTGCTGCGGCGGGATTATAGGCATGGGCGAGGGAGTTGAGGATAGGCTGAAACTTTTGTTTACCTTGAAGGAGCTTGGCGTAAAATGTGTGCCCATAAATATACTTAATCCAAGAAAAGACACCCCGCTCGAGGACATACAGCCGCTTTCACCATGGGAGATTATAAAGACAGTAGCGGTTTTCAGGCTGGTCCTGCAGGATGCTATTATAAAGGTAGCAGGTGGCAGGGAATTAGGGTTACGTGACATGCAGGCAATGGCATTTACCTCAGGCGCAAACGGCATGATAATAGGAGGCTATCTAACTACAAAAGGCAGATCTGTAGAGCAGGATCTACAGATGGCAAGAGACTTGGGATTCAAACTTTAA
- a CDS encoding saccharopine dehydrogenase-like oxidoreductase, with protein sequence MKLAVLGAGGLGKACLDVVAKKKDAKVVAICDSEGYLYSEKGITTQDLGRSRASKDPIGEIIKLKNKYDGIFVALPNLPNEFIPNVVKRFIKAKYSGVFTCALKRTSAMKLMMKLDAGLKKNKSTYIAGCGATPGLLSAAAVLAAQSFTEIEDVNIWWGVGISNWDTYRATIREDIAHLPGYTVMRAKRMTDKDVNDLLNKRDGKLELRNMEHADDVLLKKAGVVDSMKKVSVGGVMDTRHAKKPVSTTMTLTGTTFEGKRSSHRFILGDETSMAANVIGPALGYLKRAIWLKQHKIYGIFGSTEFMPMILK encoded by the coding sequence ATGAAATTAGCAGTCTTAGGGGCAGGGGGATTAGGTAAGGCGTGTTTGGATGTTGTGGCAAAGAAAAAAGACGCTAAGGTTGTCGCGATCTGTGATTCAGAGGGGTATCTATATTCTGAGAAAGGCATAACTACTCAAGATCTGGGAAGATCCAGGGCCTCAAAGGACCCCATAGGCGAGATCATAAAGTTAAAAAATAAATACGACGGTATTTTTGTAGCGCTTCCGAATTTGCCAAATGAATTTATTCCAAACGTAGTAAAGCGTTTCATAAAAGCAAAATACAGCGGAGTTTTTACATGCGCGTTGAAGCGCACAAGCGCGATGAAATTAATGATGAAATTAGATGCCGGATTGAAGAAGAACAAAAGCACCTATATAGCCGGGTGCGGCGCAACACCAGGACTTTTATCAGCTGCGGCAGTGTTGGCAGCGCAGTCATTTACAGAGATCGAGGATGTAAATATCTGGTGGGGGGTAGGTATCTCGAACTGGGATACATACAGGGCAACGATCAGAGAAGACATTGCGCATCTCCCAGGTTATACAGTCATGCGCGCAAAAAGAATGACAGATAAAGACGTGAATGATCTTTTAAATAAGAGAGATGGAAAGCTTGAGCTGCGTAATATGGAACACGCTGACGATGTCTTGCTCAAAAAAGCAGGCGTTGTGGATTCCATGAAAAAGGTTTCAGTGGGCGGCGTAATGGATACAAGGCATGCAAAAAAGCCTGTTTCCACGACCATGACACTCACAGGCACGACATTCGAAGGTAAGCGTTCCAGTCACAGGTTCATACTTGGAGACGAGACATCCATGGCAGCCAATGTGATCGGCCCTGCGCTCGGCTACCTGAAGCGCGCCATCTGGCTAAAACAACACAAGATCTACGGCATATTCGGCTCCACAGAATTCATGCCCATGATCCTAAAGTAG
- a CDS encoding hydrogenase maturation nickel metallochaperone HypA has product MHEIGLVDDIISKIKTDSKVKKINILIGELEHISADHFEFHFRERTKGTALENVKLSFKKVEARFRCKDCNTEFSPDEGLNGCPNCKSKLSDVTKGAGISIESVEYGKIL; this is encoded by the coding sequence ATGCATGAAATAGGTCTTGTAGACGACATAATCAGTAAAATAAAGACGGACTCAAAGGTAAAGAAGATCAATATCCTTATAGGTGAGCTCGAGCATATATCAGCAGATCACTTTGAATTTCACTTTAGAGAGCGCACAAAAGGCACAGCACTTGAAAACGTAAAACTTTCTTTTAAAAAAGTCGAGGCAAGATTTAGATGTAAGGATTGTAACACTGAATTCTCCCCAGACGAGGGCCTGAATGGCTGCCCTAATTGCAAAAGCAAGCTAAGTGATGTGACAAAAGGCGCTGGTATCAGCATAGAGTCAGTAGAATATGGAAAGATTTTATAG
- a CDS encoding NIL domain-containing protein has protein sequence MVSRRIVLKFPHRLLDQPIVYRMVKDYGLEFNILKAYVTPNEQGLLVLELSGDDKKFDKAVAYAKSIGVSVQPLSKDIKRNDKKCTHCGACVPICPTEALVIDPKTRKVEFYSEKCIACELCIKACPPRAMELHF, from the coding sequence ATGGTTTCCAGGCGAATTGTGTTAAAGTTTCCACATAGATTATTGGATCAGCCTATAGTGTATAGGATGGTGAAGGACTATGGCCTGGAATTCAACATATTAAAGGCATATGTAACTCCGAATGAACAAGGACTTTTGGTGCTCGAGCTTAGTGGTGACGACAAGAAGTTTGACAAAGCTGTGGCATATGCAAAGTCCATTGGCGTATCAGTCCAGCCGCTTTCCAAAGACATAAAGCGCAATGACAAGAAATGCACTCACTGCGGCGCATGCGTCCCAATATGCCCCACAGAGGCACTCGTAATAGACCCAAAGACCCGCAAGGTCGAGTTCTACAGCGAAAAATGCATAGCCTGTGAACTCTGCATCAAAGCCTGCCCTCCCAGGGCCATGGAGCTGCATTTTTAG
- the bioD gene encoding dethiobiotin synthase, whose translation MYSRRQRTKGFFVTGTDTGVGKTEVAAYLARFLSRKGFKVGVMKPIATGASSDAEILKRASHSKDLIRDINPVSLKLPLAPMVAGSVDMKLVWKSFKRLSTENDLMIVEGIGGIKVPIHKKAKKAFYVLDMISKMKLPAIIVARPDLGTINHTLMTVKLLQSKKIKIAGIIFNHTSYMRNGMSVKTNPRVIEKLSGVKVFGIMPYSRDRNKRRMKWLRRVEF comes from the coding sequence ATGTACTCAAGAAGACAAAGAACAAAGGGCTTTTTTGTAACAGGAACTGATACAGGCGTTGGCAAAACCGAGGTCGCAGCCTATCTTGCAAGATTTCTTTCAAGAAAAGGTTTCAAGGTAGGCGTGATGAAGCCTATTGCAACAGGCGCTTCTAGCGACGCTGAGATACTAAAAAGGGCTTCTCATTCAAAAGATTTAATCAGGGATATAAATCCTGTATCATTAAAATTGCCATTGGCGCCTATGGTCGCTGGTTCAGTAGATATGAAATTAGTATGGAAGAGCTTTAAGAGGCTATCCACAGAAAATGACTTGATGATAGTAGAGGGTATTGGCGGAATAAAGGTGCCGATACATAAAAAAGCTAAAAAGGCATTTTATGTCCTGGATATGATCTCAAAAATGAAACTCCCGGCTATTATAGTGGCAAGGCCGGACCTCGGCACGATAAATCACACGCTCATGACAGTAAAACTGCTCCAGAGCAAAAAGATAAAGATCGCAGGCATTATATTTAATCACACGTCATACATGAGAAATGGCATGTCTGTAAAAACGAATCCAAGGGTTATCGAGAAATTATCCGGAGTAAAGGTTTTTGGCATAATGCCATATAGTAGAGACCGAAACAAAAGGAGGATGAAATGGTTAAGGAGAGTAGAATTTTAA
- a CDS encoding HypC/HybG/HupF family hydrogenase formation chaperone — protein MCLAIPMKIKKIEGDRAIVSSGSVERRIAINFLTSPRIGDYVMVHAGFAIEKLDPKQAEETLEILRRI, from the coding sequence ATGTGTTTAGCTATACCAATGAAGATTAAAAAAATAGAAGGCGACAGGGCCATTGTATCCAGTGGCAGTGTAGAGCGCAGGATCGCCATAAATTTTCTGACTAGCCCCAGAATAGGCGATTATGTAATGGTGCATGCAGGTTTTGCAATAGAAAAGCTCGACCCTAAACAAGCAGAGGAAACACTTGAAATACTTAGACGAATTTAG
- a CDS encoding GspMb/PilO family protein — protein MLKTQKEKTILKQGLIALGAIVLIYIFVLSPFLGDGSSILDDELDRKGTDIKKYIARTGSLPSKESFKKLETQTLELEEKFTEIMDFIDPEKTRIAQSTTEAGLYFIDKLHSSMKKFSDTADAKSISLPENLGFGDGLPKERMVDTLLRQLETVEMVTGILLENDTTEFTAIKPLRSIDYIESLSKEVLYSEIPVQISVKIDTEALISLLLELKNASPVVSVKEMHIKSGDLDNGKIEVSLVMSTFNIARATE, from the coding sequence ATGTTAAAGACGCAGAAAGAAAAGACAATATTGAAGCAGGGCTTGATAGCGCTTGGCGCGATAGTGCTTATTTATATATTTGTGCTAAGTCCTTTTCTTGGAGATGGAAGCTCTATACTCGATGATGAGCTGGACCGGAAAGGCACAGATATAAAAAAGTATATTGCCCGCACAGGGTCGCTCCCATCCAAAGAGAGTTTTAAAAAATTAGAGACCCAGACCCTTGAACTGGAAGAAAAGTTTACAGAAATCATGGATTTTATAGATCCTGAAAAGACCAGAATAGCCCAGTCCACTACAGAGGCAGGCCTCTATTTCATAGATAAGCTGCACTCTTCAATGAAGAAGTTTTCAGATACTGCTGACGCAAAAAGCATAAGCCTTCCGGAAAATCTGGGTTTTGGCGACGGACTCCCAAAGGAACGCATGGTGGACACACTTCTCAGGCAACTGGAGACAGTGGAGATGGTGACAGGTATATTATTAGAGAATGATACAACAGAATTTACGGCTATAAAACCGTTAAGGTCCATAGATTATATAGAATCGTTGAGTAAAGAAGTCCTTTACTCAGAGATACCCGTTCAGATCTCAGTGAAGATAGATACCGAGGCCCTTATATCTCTTTTGCTGGAACTTAAAAACGCGAGTCCTGTAGTCTCAGTAAAAGAGATGCATATAAAAAGCGGGGATCTTGATAATGGCAAGATAGAGGTAAGTCTCGTAATGAGTACATTTAATATAGCGCGAGCGACAGAATGA
- a CDS encoding GIY-YIG nuclease family protein: MYYVYVIKSRKDSELYIGFTNDLERRMREHDRGRVSSTKARAPFKLVYCEAYGSEKDARARELNLKLRSRAFTQLKKRIEASVST; encoded by the coding sequence ATGTATTATGTATATGTGATAAAAAGCAGAAAAGACAGTGAGTTGTATATAGGATTTACAAATGATCTAGAGCGTAGAATGAGAGAACATGATAGAGGTAGAGTTTCTTCTACTAAAGCAAGAGCGCCTTTTAAATTGGTGTATTGTGAGGCATATGGCTCTGAAAAGGATGCTCGAGCTAGAGAGTTAAACTTAAAATTAAGATCTCGTGCTTTTACGCAGCTGAAGAAACGAATAGAAGCAAGCGTATCTACATAA